The region ACGCTCGACCTGTACCCGAAGGTCGCGCCGGTCGCCGTGAACAACTTCGTGTTCCTCGCGCTGAATCACTTCTACGACGGGACGCGCTTTCACCGCGTGATTGACGGCTTCATGGCGCAGGGCGGCGACCCCCTGAGCGCCGATCCCGCGCAGCAGGCGAACTGGGGCACGGGCGGCCCCGGGTACCAGTTCAGCGCGGAACTCGTCAGCGGCGTCCGCTTCGATAAAGCCGGGGTGCTGGGCATGGCCCGCTCGCAGAGCCTCAGTTCGCAGGGCAGCCAGTTCTTCATCACGGTCGCGCCTGCGGACTTCCTCAGCGGGAACTACACGGTGTTCGGGCAGGTCATCAGCGGGCAGGACGTCCTGAACCGCCTGCAACGCAACTACACGGGCAGCGGCCCCATTGCCGGTGCGGGCGCCGATACGCTGCTGGGCGTGCAGATCCTTCAGGAGCAGTAAGCGGGTCCGCGCAGGCCAGTTTCAGGGGTTTGTTCCGGCGCGGCCTCTCCTCTCTCCCCTGAGGCCGAGCTCGCCTGCGCATCACCAAAGATTTCCTTTCCCCGGCGCGGCGCGCGTGCCCCTAGACTGTGGGCATGCGTGTTCGCCGTCTGATTCCTGTTGCGTTGGCTGCTGGCGCGGCCCTGTACCTGCGGGGCGTGTACCGCTACCGTGACCCGGTGCGCCTCCCGAAGGTGGGGGCGGGTG is a window of Deinococcus radiotolerans DNA encoding:
- a CDS encoding peptidylprolyl isomerase; amino-acid sequence: MSRRALITASVLLGAALVACAPAATTAPATTTPAGTAPATTAPAPVTAPVSPNPAAPAPAPVLSFQAMPELTQAPVRSFSSPPAQIIDPNKRYRAVLKTSQGDVTLDLYPKVAPVAVNNFVFLALNHFYDGTRFHRVIDGFMAQGGDPLSADPAQQANWGTGGPGYQFSAELVSGVRFDKAGVLGMARSQSLSSQGSQFFITVAPADFLSGNYTVFGQVISGQDVLNRLQRNYTGSGPIAGAGADTLLGVQILQEQ